Genomic DNA from Paucilactobacillus hokkaidonensis JCM 18461:
ATGAAACAATTAGAATTATATTTTGTTAGACATGGTGAAACTTTGTTTAATACAATGGATAAACTGCAAGGTTGGGCCGATTCTCCACTAACGGATAACGGTATCCAAATTGCTAAACTGACCGGTCAAGGGTTATCGGATACTTCGTTTCAATCGGTGTATTCATCTGATATGAAACGTGCAATGGACACTGCTAATTTTATTATTTCAGCTAATAAATCATTTACTGGAGACTTGAAAAAATCCGCTCATTTTCGAGAAGCATTCTTTGGCGGGTTCGAAGGTTTGGATAATCAAACTACCTGGAAATCAATTGCAACACCTTATGGCGCTACTAATCAAACTGAAATGTTGGAACAAGTTACCCCTGGCACGGTTCGTGATCGGATGCATGCTGCAGATCCACTGCATTTAGCAGAAACTGGCACTGAATTTTGGCAGCGCATAGATCAAGGACTAACCAATTTATTAGTGCAGGAACCAGATCACGCACGCATCCTTATAGTAGCTCATGGAACTTTGATTAGATCCTTAGCCATTAGATTTTCTGACAACCGATTTGATCCAATTCATGAATTTCCCCAAAATGGCAGTATTACTAAATTTAGTATTAATGCTAACAAAACAAAAATATTAGATTACAACCTGACCAACTAAAAAACAGCAAAAACGTTTTAACGACGTTTTTGCTGTTTTTTTAGAATTAATTCAATATCAAGATTCGATTGGATGCCACTCATACAACGCCCTTGGACCACCAATTAATTTTGGCCGACTCTTCAAATACGTAATATGTGCATCCCCAACTTCTTTAACTGAAGTCCGCACAGGAATTTGAACAAATTTTACATGCATGCCAATTGAAGTATCTCCAAGATCAATTCCTCCGGCCGCAACGATATGTTCAACTTCAACTGGATCTTTGAATTGATCATAAGCAGCCACTTGTGTCGCCCCGCCGGCATGCAACGCTGGAACAACAGATACCTGTTCAAAGCCCCGCTTATCAGCCTCAGCACGTTCCATTAATAAAGCCCGGTTGAGGTGTTCACATCCTTGAACAGCCAAATGCAATTGTCGATCCTTAATTGCCTGTAATACAACCCCTATCACCATTCTACCAATTTCAATTGATGAATGCTCTCCAATCACTTTTCCCTGTACTTCACTGGTACTGGAACCAAGCACAATCAAAGCATCTGGTGCAAACTTGGCTGCATCTAAAAATTCATTGACACCTTGCTGTAACTGTTCTTTTGCTGTTAATAAATCAAATCCT
This window encodes:
- a CDS encoding TIGR01440 family protein codes for the protein MVGFDLLTAKEQLQQGVNEFLDAAKFAPDALIVLGSSTSEVQGKVIGEHSSIEIGRMVIGVVLQAIKDRQLHLAVQGCEHLNRALLMERAEADKRGFEQVSVVPALHAGGATQVAAYDQFKDPVEVEHIVAAGGIDLGDTSIGMHVKFVQIPVRTSVKEVGDAHITYLKSRPKLIGGPRALYEWHPIES
- a CDS encoding histidine phosphatase family protein produces the protein MKQLELYFVRHGETLFNTMDKLQGWADSPLTDNGIQIAKLTGQGLSDTSFQSVYSSDMKRAMDTANFIISANKSFTGDLKKSAHFREAFFGGFEGLDNQTTWKSIATPYGATNQTEMLEQVTPGTVRDRMHAADPLHLAETGTEFWQRIDQGLTNLLVQEPDHARILIVAHGTLIRSLAIRFSDNRFDPIHEFPQNGSITKFSINANKTKILDYNLTN